Within Deltaproteobacteria bacterium, the genomic segment CCTCCAGGCCTTCAAGCAATTCCGGGACGTCCAGACTGATGAAAATATCTTCTCCGGCCCTGTCGGCCGCGTCCGGCCCGCCCAGGCGCACATAGGCGCCCTTGCGGATCTGCAGGGGGGATCCCTTGACCTCGCCGATGCGGATTTTCGGGCCGCACAAATCCCCCATGACCGTCAGACAAATACCGGTTTGGGCCTCGACCTGACGAATTTTCTGGATGACCGGACCGAAATGGGCCGCGTCGGAGTGAGAAAAATTGAGCCGGAAAACACGGACTCCAAGCCGGACCATATCCGTCATCACGTGCTGGTCCATGGACGCCGGACCCAGGGTGGCCACTATTTTCGTGCGCATAAGCGTATCCTCGTTCAATGTTGTTGGGTAATTAGAGGATTCCATACAAAGGTCCGCCGGGCAGGGCAAGCGCGTCCACCTTTTTTTCGATTTCTGGCACATTCTCGAGCGGCGGCGCGTGATAGGTCTTCAGCCGCGCGTCAACGACCATGCTCCGGCATCCCCAATGCTTGCAGTGGGTTGCCCCGTGCAGTCCGTAGGTGTCCGTGGCCGGGTCGGACCGGGTAAACGTGACCCACAAAAAATTCTCCCACGACGCGGCCGTGAACGCCGCGTCATCGGCCACGACGAGAAGCGGAAAGCCGTCCAGTTCCGGCCCCTGCTCCAACGCGCGGCACAGGTCGTCCATGGCTGGGTCCTGGGTGTCGCGGGGCTGGGCGTGGGGCGGGCCGGACAAAACCAAAATACCCGGGGTGAAAAACCGCAGCGAGTGAAAGCCCTCCGGCAAAGGCAATTTGTCCGGAAGACGTGTGGCCAAAACGCGTTTGGGGCTGCCAGCCGCCGTCCACAAGACCTTGGAGCCCTGATTGAGGCTGATGCCGGAATAATCCAGGGTATCCATGGTCGTACGAGTGATGAAATGCAGGTCGCGCCCCAGATCGAGCCGTTCCAGCACATGCCGGAAAAACGCGGGCACGTCGTGGCAGGACAGGGCGGGGTTATCCTCGCGCGCGGCCAGGATCACGTATTTGGACAGCGAGGTCTGGGTCGTGCCCAAAAGCGACAGGCCGTTGGTGATCAATTCCTGCGGCTGACGCTCGCCAGCATAGGGCACATAGCGTTCGCTGCCCACGGCCAGCAGCAACGGATGGACGCCGGCTGCGTCCACGGCATGGACCTCGTGCACCCCGCCAAAAACCTGGGGGACCAGCTCCGCGGTCAGTTCATGGATAAACGCCCCGAACATGGTGTCCTCCTGGGGCGG encodes:
- a CDS encoding 3-octaprenyl-4-hydroxybenzoate carboxy-lyase; protein product: PPQEDTMFGAFIHELTAELVPQVFGGVHEVHAVDAAGVHPLLLAVGSERYVPYAGERQPQELITNGLSLLGTTQTSLSKYVILAAREDNPALSCHDVPAFFRHVLERLDLGRDLHFITRTTMDTLDYSGISLNQGSKVLWTAAGSPKRVLATRLPDKLPLPEGFHSLRFFTPGILVLSGPPHAQPRDTQDPAMDDLCRALEQGPELDGFPLLVVADDAAFTAASWENFLWVTFTRSDPATDTYGLHGATHCKHWGCRSMVVDARLKTYHAPPLENVPEIEKKVDALALPGGPLYGIL